From a region of the Nocardioides ginsengisegetis genome:
- a CDS encoding M1 family aminopeptidase, whose translation MTLSPRRWAALATSALVLGLLPGAVPAVADPAPTAAEMPSPGAAGMGDPYFPLDGNGGIDVVRYEVHDTYDFTTRHLSGWTRLTVRATQALSRFDLDLLLPVQGVTVDGVPAAYAKPDLHELRVTPASPIARGDRVQVLVRYAGQPEKLGWNGEHNWLADDSEVVAMNEPHMAPWWFPANDHPRDRALMDLHITTAADKQVVANGHLVGREVHGRRATTHWRAAEPMVPYLAFFAAGHFVIRHGVHDGLPWYVAVSDRIPTSTRNASLRLMERTPGIVTWLERQLGHYPFADTGGLTTSLNPGFALENQTRPTYPVLTSEAVTTVVHELAHQWFGDSVAVANWRDIWLNEGAATFMEARYAETHGGQSAQQWLEYWYDTLADDADFWTLQVDDPGRDHIFDWQVYQRGGMALQALRHRIGNDDYWRLLRQWVHSRAGGNGSTRQFEALAEQVSGQQLDGFFKAWLVDPTRPARTAANGLG comes from the coding sequence GTGACGCTCTCGCCCCGCCGCTGGGCTGCCCTGGCCACGTCCGCCCTCGTCCTGGGCCTGCTGCCCGGCGCGGTGCCGGCAGTCGCCGACCCGGCCCCGACGGCGGCCGAGATGCCGTCCCCCGGGGCCGCCGGGATGGGCGACCCCTACTTCCCGCTGGACGGCAACGGCGGCATCGACGTGGTCCGCTACGAGGTGCACGACACCTACGACTTCACCACCCGGCACCTGTCCGGTTGGACCCGCCTGACGGTCCGCGCGACCCAGGCGCTGAGCCGCTTCGACCTCGACCTGCTGCTCCCGGTGCAGGGCGTGACCGTCGACGGGGTGCCTGCGGCGTACGCCAAGCCCGACCTGCACGAGCTGCGGGTGACGCCCGCCTCGCCGATCGCGCGGGGCGACCGGGTCCAGGTGCTGGTGCGCTACGCCGGCCAGCCCGAGAAGCTCGGCTGGAACGGCGAGCACAACTGGCTCGCCGACGACTCCGAGGTCGTGGCGATGAACGAGCCGCACATGGCGCCGTGGTGGTTCCCGGCCAACGACCACCCGCGCGACCGGGCCCTGATGGACCTCCACATCACCACGGCCGCCGACAAGCAGGTCGTCGCCAACGGCCACCTCGTGGGGCGCGAGGTCCACGGCCGGCGCGCCACGACCCACTGGCGCGCGGCCGAGCCGATGGTGCCCTACCTCGCCTTCTTCGCGGCCGGCCACTTCGTCATCCGGCACGGCGTCCACGACGGGCTGCCGTGGTACGTCGCGGTGTCCGACCGCATCCCCACCTCGACCCGCAACGCGTCCCTGCGGCTCATGGAGCGCACCCCGGGCATCGTGACCTGGCTGGAGCGCCAGCTCGGGCACTACCCGTTCGCCGACACCGGCGGCCTGACGACCAGTCTCAACCCGGGCTTCGCGCTGGAGAACCAGACCCGGCCGACGTACCCCGTCCTCACCTCCGAGGCCGTCACCACCGTCGTGCACGAGCTGGCCCACCAGTGGTTCGGCGACTCCGTGGCGGTCGCCAACTGGCGCGACATCTGGCTCAACGAGGGCGCGGCCACCTTCATGGAGGCGCGGTACGCCGAGACCCACGGCGGCCAGTCGGCCCAGCAGTGGCTGGAGTACTGGTACGACACCCTCGCCGACGACGCCGACTTCTGGACGCTCCAGGTCGACGACCCGGGCCGCGACCACATCTTCGACTGGCAGGTCTACCAGCGCGGCGGGATGGCCCTGCAGGCGCTGCGGCACCGGATCGGCAACGACGACTACTGGCGGCTGCTGCGCCAGTGGGTGCACTCGCGCGCCGGCGGCAACGGCTCGACCCGGCAGTTCGAGGCGCTCGCCGAGCAGGTCAGCGGGCAGCAGCTCGACGGGTTCTTCAAGGCCTGGCTGGTCGACCCGACCCGGCCCGCCCGCACGGCGGCCAACGGCCTGGGCTGA
- a CDS encoding FAD-binding oxidoreductase: MGRALSLRRPGRDRPYDRLSLWHDTAGDDWTPRAALPGDTDADVAIVGAGYTGLWTAHYLAEADPTLRIVVLEAEVAGYGASGRNGGWCSALFPASLDKLAAASGREAALAQHAAMRATVDEVARVARAEGIDADLAHGGTITVARTGAQWRRARAEVEHARSWGRGEDDLRLLDRREATAVLDATGTRGATYTPDCMAIHPAKLVRGLARAVERRGVTIHERTRVTAIEPGLARTKHGTVRAGTVVRATEGYTPSLAGERRTLAPVYSLVIATAPLPADVWDRIGLARRETFTDHRHLIVYGQRTADDRLVFGGRGAPYHLGSRVRPGFDHDEKVFASLYDAMTTLFPVLAGTRVTHAWGGALGIPRDWCASVGLDRATGLAWAGGYVGDGVSTTNLAGRTLRDLVLGRDTELTRLPWVGHRSRAWEREPLRWLGINIGLRAMTLADAEESLTRQPSLAARAVGPLIGG; this comes from the coding sequence GTGGGGCGTGCGCTGAGCCTCCGTCGTCCCGGCCGCGACCGGCCCTACGACCGGTTGTCGCTCTGGCACGACACCGCCGGCGACGACTGGACCCCGCGCGCGGCGCTGCCCGGCGACACCGACGCCGACGTCGCGATCGTCGGTGCGGGCTACACCGGCCTGTGGACCGCCCACTACCTCGCCGAGGCCGACCCGACGCTGCGGATCGTGGTCCTCGAGGCCGAGGTGGCGGGGTACGGCGCCTCCGGGCGCAACGGCGGCTGGTGCTCGGCCCTGTTCCCCGCCTCCCTGGACAAGCTGGCGGCGGCGAGCGGCCGCGAGGCGGCCCTGGCCCAGCACGCCGCGATGCGGGCCACGGTCGACGAGGTCGCCCGGGTCGCCCGCGCCGAGGGCATCGACGCCGACCTGGCCCACGGCGGCACGATCACGGTGGCCCGGACCGGTGCGCAGTGGCGGCGCGCCCGCGCGGAGGTGGAGCACGCCCGGTCCTGGGGCCGCGGGGAGGACGACCTGCGGCTGCTCGACCGCCGCGAGGCCACGGCCGTCCTCGACGCGACCGGCACGCGCGGGGCGACGTACACGCCCGACTGCATGGCGATCCACCCCGCCAAGCTCGTCCGCGGCCTGGCACGGGCGGTCGAGCGGCGCGGCGTCACGATCCACGAGCGCACCCGCGTCACCGCCATCGAGCCGGGGCTCGCGCGGACGAAGCACGGCACCGTGCGGGCCGGCACGGTCGTCCGGGCGACCGAGGGCTACACCCCGTCGCTGGCCGGGGAGCGTCGCACCCTCGCGCCGGTCTACTCGCTCGTCATCGCCACCGCGCCGCTGCCTGCCGACGTGTGGGACCGGATCGGGCTGGCCCGGCGGGAGACCTTCACCGACCACCGGCACCTGATCGTCTACGGCCAGCGCACGGCCGACGACCGGCTCGTGTTCGGCGGGCGGGGAGCGCCGTACCACCTCGGCTCGCGGGTCCGCCCGGGGTTCGACCACGACGAGAAGGTCTTCGCCAGCCTCTACGACGCGATGACCACGCTCTTCCCGGTGCTCGCCGGCACCCGCGTGACCCACGCGTGGGGTGGCGCCCTGGGCATCCCCCGCGACTGGTGCGCCTCGGTCGGGCTCGACCGCGCGACCGGGCTCGCGTGGGCGGGCGGCTACGTCGGCGACGGCGTCAGCACCACCAACCTCGCCGGCCGCACCCTGCGCGACCTGGTGCTGGGCCGCGACACCGAGCTGACCCGGCTGCCGTGGGTCGGCCACCGGTCCCGCGCCTGGGAGCGCGAACCGCTGCGCTGGCTCGGCATCAACATCGGCCTGCGGGCGATGACCCTCGCCGACGCCGAGGAGTCGCTCACCCGGCAGCCGAGCCTCGCCGCCCGGGCTGTGGGACCGCTGATCGGCGGTTAG
- a CDS encoding rhodanese-like domain-containing protein has product MDVITLEVPELGNRCHLVHDGASALVVDPPRHLTAVERAAEDAGVEIAAVADTHVHNDYLSGALGLARRHGADYLLAADEHVAFERVGVRGGELVQVGGLEVRVLDTPGHTRHHQSFHVTDPAHGAGHPGAVFSGGSLLDGTVGRTDLVHENMTTALARAQWSSARDLAALDPATHLHPTHGFGSFCASTAAGSSCTTPTIGGQLATNPALLADCEEFVADLLAGFGPIPAYYDHMGPLNRVAAGRALPRPARAVGSEELADAVSRGAWVVDLRDRADFAAGHLTDTVGVEYSTQFATYVGWLAPWEHELVLLTDRLPDLAPAIRDLAAIGIEGVGIHVLGDDAPLESSFARTDWAGFRSHPGGRVVVDVRQRDEWEAGRLPGAVHVPVQDVADRAGELPAGELWVHCRSGYRAGIAASLLHRLGRRVVHVDDAWDRVSELDIPTERGLAA; this is encoded by the coding sequence ATGGACGTCATCACCCTCGAGGTGCCCGAGCTGGGCAACCGCTGTCACCTGGTCCACGACGGCGCCTCCGCCCTCGTCGTCGACCCGCCCCGCCACCTGACTGCCGTGGAGCGCGCCGCCGAGGACGCGGGCGTCGAGATCGCCGCCGTCGCCGACACCCACGTGCACAACGACTACCTCTCCGGAGCCCTGGGCCTGGCCCGTCGCCACGGAGCCGACTACCTGCTCGCCGCCGACGAGCACGTCGCCTTCGAGCGCGTCGGGGTGCGCGGCGGCGAGCTGGTGCAGGTCGGCGGGCTCGAGGTGCGGGTGCTCGACACCCCCGGCCACACTCGCCACCACCAGTCGTTCCACGTGACCGACCCCGCGCACGGCGCCGGTCACCCCGGTGCCGTCTTCAGCGGCGGGAGCCTCCTGGACGGGACAGTCGGCCGCACCGACCTGGTCCACGAGAACATGACCACCGCGCTGGCCCGGGCCCAGTGGTCCAGCGCCCGGGACCTGGCCGCGCTCGACCCGGCGACGCACCTGCACCCGACCCATGGGTTCGGCAGCTTCTGCGCGTCGACGGCGGCCGGCAGCTCCTGCACGACCCCCACGATCGGCGGGCAGCTGGCGACCAACCCGGCACTGCTCGCGGACTGCGAGGAGTTCGTGGCGGACCTGTTGGCCGGATTCGGCCCGATCCCGGCGTACTACGACCACATGGGGCCGCTCAACCGGGTGGCCGCCGGCCGCGCCCTCCCCCGTCCTGCCCGGGCAGTGGGGAGCGAGGAGCTTGCCGACGCCGTGTCCCGGGGTGCCTGGGTGGTCGACCTGCGCGACCGCGCCGACTTCGCCGCCGGCCACCTCACCGACACGGTCGGCGTGGAGTACTCCACCCAGTTCGCGACGTACGTCGGATGGCTGGCGCCCTGGGAGCACGAGCTCGTGCTGCTCACCGACCGGCTGCCCGACCTCGCCCCGGCGATCCGCGACCTGGCCGCGATCGGCATCGAGGGCGTCGGGATCCACGTCCTCGGGGATGACGCCCCGCTCGAGTCGTCCTTCGCACGCACCGACTGGGCCGGCTTCCGCAGCCACCCCGGCGGGCGCGTGGTCGTCGACGTGCGTCAGCGCGACGAGTGGGAGGCCGGACGCCTGCCGGGCGCCGTGCACGTCCCCGTCCAGGACGTGGCCGACCGCGCCGGCGAGCTGCCGGCGGGCGAGCTGTGGGTGCACTGCCGCTCGGGCTACCGGGCCGGCATCGCCGCAAGCCTGCTGCACCGGCTCGGCCGCCGGGTCGTGCACGTCGACGACGCCTGGGACCGGGTCAGCGAGCTGGACATCCCGACCGAGCGGGGCCTCGCCGCCTGA